Proteins co-encoded in one Ammospiza caudacuta isolate bAmmCau1 chromosome 16, bAmmCau1.pri, whole genome shotgun sequence genomic window:
- the RAB24 gene encoding ras-related protein Rab-24: protein MSGRRVDAKVVLLGQEGVGKSSLVERCAHGRFRAGPYQNTIGAAFVAKVMTVGDQTVTLGIWDTAGSERYEAMSRIYYRGARAAVVCYDLTDSGSFQRAKFWVNELQNCEEGCRIYLCGTKSDLLEEDRRKRGVDFHDAQDYADEIKADLFETSSKTGQSVDELFQKVAEDYVNFSAFQVMTEDKGVNLSQRNSPYFYSCCHH, encoded by the exons ATGAGCGGGAGGCGGGTGGACGCCaaggtggtgctgctggggcaggagggcgtGGGCAAGAGCAGCCTCGTGGAGCGCTGCGCCCACGGCCGCTTCCGCGCCGGGCCCTACCAGAAC ACGATCGGAGCCGCTTTTGTGGCCAAGGTGATGACTGTGGGGGACCAGACCGTGACCCTGGGCATATGG GACACGGCGGGCTCGGAGCGCTATGAGGCCATGAGCCGCATCTACTACCGGGGAGCCCGGGCTGCCGTGGTCTGCTACG ATCTCACCGACAGTGGCAGTTTCCAGCGAGCCAAGTTCTGGGTGAACGAGCTGCAGAACTGTGAGGAG GGCTGCCGGATCTACCTGTGTGGCACCAAGAGCGACCTGCTGGAGGAGGACAGGAGGAAGAGGGGGGTTGACTTCCACGACGCGCAGGACTACGCTGATG AAATCAAAGCAGACCTCTTTGAGACCTCCAGTAAAACGGGCCAGAGCGTGG ATGAGCTGTTCCAAAAGGTGGCCGAGGACTACGTCAACTTCTCCGCCTTTCAGGTGATGACAG AGGACAAGGGTGTCAACCTGAGCCAGAGGAACAGTCCCTACTTctacagctgctgccaccactga
- the PRELID1 gene encoding PRELI domain-containing protein 1, mitochondrial codes for MGKYCASLGVLKGPWDQVFAAFWQRYPNPYSKHVLTEDIVHREVTPDHKLLSRRLLTKTNRMPRWAERFFPANVAHSVYILEDSIVDPKNRTMTTFTWNINHARLMVVEERCEYRVNPENSNWTEVKREAWVSSSLFGVSRAIQEFGLARFKSNVTKSTKGFEYVLAKMQGEAPSKTLVETAKEATEKAKETALAATEKAKDLASKAATKKKQYV; via the exons ATGGGGAAATACTGCGCCAGCCTGGGCGTCCTCAAGGGGCCCTGGGACCAGGTGTTCGCCGCCTTCTGGCAGCGCTACCCCAACCCCTACAG CAAACATGTCCTGACCGAAGACATCGTGCACCGGGAGGTGACGCCGGACCACAAGCTGCTCTCTCGGCGGCTCCTGACCAAGACCAACCGGATGCCGCGCTGGGCAGAGCGCTTCTTCCCAGCCAATGTCGCCCACTCCGTCTACATCCTGGAGGACTCTATCGTGGACCCCAAGAACCGAACCATGACCACATTCACCTGGAACATCAACCACGCTCGTCTCATG GTGGTGGAGGAGCGCTGCGAGTACCGGGTGAACCCCGAGAACAGCAACTGGACCGAGGTCAAGCGGGAAGCCTGGGTATCCTCCAGCCTTTTCGGCGTCTCGCGGGCCATCCAG GAGTTTGGTCTGGCCAGGTTCAAAAGCAACGTGACCAAGAGCACTAAGGGATTTGAATATGTGCTAGCAAAAATGCAAG GAGAAGCTCCATCCAAAACACTGGTGGAGACAGCCAAGGAAGCGACCGAGAAAGCCAAGgaaacagctctggctgctaCGGAGAAAGCCAAGGACCTGGCGAGCAAGGCAGCCACCAAGAAGAAGCAGTACGTGTGA
- the MXD3 gene encoding max dimerization protein 3 isoform X2 yields the protein MEPAGSRIQVLLQAAEFLEHREHRHPLGLAGAEHGYAALCPAPPRRAPGLSRRSVHNALEKHRRAQLRCCLERLKQQVPLGVGPARSTTLSLLHRARLHIQRLEEQELRARRAKDRLRDRQRSLQRRLESLLLPADGERARADSLDSSRLSELSEEEDAEVEVDGVVFSGDLLPGFGTGREHSYSSPHSPAS from the exons ATGGAGCCCGCGGGCAGCCGcatccaggtgctgctgcaggcgGCCGAGTTCCTGGAGCACCGCGAGCACCGGCACCCGCTCGGCCTGGCCGGGGCCGAGCACGGCTACGCCGCTCTCTGCCCCGCGCCGCCGCGCCGGGCC CCGGGTCTCTCCCGCAGGTCGGTGCACAACGCGCTGGAGAAGCACAG GAGAGCCCAGCTCCGGTGCTGCCTGGAGCGGCTGAAGCAGCAGGTGCCGCTGGGCGTGGGGCCGGCCCGCTCCACCACGCTGAGCCTCCTGCACCGTGCCCGGCTCCACATCCAG aggctggaggagcaggaactGAGGGCACGAAGGGCCAAGGACCGGCTGCGGGACCGGCAGCGGAGCCTGCAGCGGCGGCTGGAGTCGCTGCTCTTGCCCGCTGATGGGGAACGGGCACGGGCTGACAGCCTGGACTCCTCCCGGCTATCAGAGCTCTCCGAGGAAG AGGATGCCGAGGTAGAGGTGGATGGTGTGGTGTTCAGCGGGGACCTGCTGCCCGGCTTTGGCACCGGGAGGGAGCACAGCTACTCCAGCCCGCACAGCCCCGCCTCCTGA
- the MXD3 gene encoding max dimerization protein 3 isoform X1: protein MEPAGSRIQVLLQAAEFLEHREHRHPLGLAGAEHGYAALCPAPPRRAVGSVRSVHNALEKHRRAQLRCCLERLKQQVPLGVGPARSTTLSLLHRARLHIQRLEEQELRARRAKDRLRDRQRSLQRRLESLLLPADGERARADSLDSSRLSELSEEEDAEVEVDGVVFSGDLLPGFGTGREHSYSSPHSPAS, encoded by the exons ATGGAGCCCGCGGGCAGCCGcatccaggtgctgctgcaggcgGCCGAGTTCCTGGAGCACCGCGAGCACCGGCACCCGCTCGGCCTGGCCGGGGCCGAGCACGGCTACGCCGCTCTCTGCCCCGCGCCGCCGCGCCGGGCCGTGGGCAGCGTCAG GTCGGTGCACAACGCGCTGGAGAAGCACAG GAGAGCCCAGCTCCGGTGCTGCCTGGAGCGGCTGAAGCAGCAGGTGCCGCTGGGCGTGGGGCCGGCCCGCTCCACCACGCTGAGCCTCCTGCACCGTGCCCGGCTCCACATCCAG aggctggaggagcaggaactGAGGGCACGAAGGGCCAAGGACCGGCTGCGGGACCGGCAGCGGAGCCTGCAGCGGCGGCTGGAGTCGCTGCTCTTGCCCGCTGATGGGGAACGGGCACGGGCTGACAGCCTGGACTCCTCCCGGCTATCAGAGCTCTCCGAGGAAG AGGATGCCGAGGTAGAGGTGGATGGTGTGGTGTTCAGCGGGGACCTGCTGCCCGGCTTTGGCACCGGGAGGGAGCACAGCTACTCCAGCCCGCACAGCCCCGCCTCCTGA
- the LOC131564624 gene encoding lateral signaling target protein 2 homolog, with translation MLPAVLRRWLRRPKRSDPRLLSQFFFADERVARVVAEINGLDAELDPQQYLVLLNQLHLSQAHLLAVLERIMDECIPTQRHSRDYLVKFPEELLVDNLGNHMLFAAECLLAGTFLEMEESDGAQLRPQARNLLCSLELVRTVLREQSLSQPNSYPEPVRAVLIQFDRLFAEFELSYVSSLVAVKSPDEIYRQQEIIVLFCETVERALHLGYLTQEMIDGYEPLLMFTIPRLAIISGLLIYPEGPLSLERSPEEMSRVFSPFYNLLKKIRDLLRVLSAEELCVLERSLCTAEQEEPCSPETPPVWGAAVPSVDPPAPFSLLEVPNATQPLPTCMTQVGPPSAVDDLGTDWQQGCAEGQDGKSLSTGTGVSHTIPGVMVTSPLRSPQPLGSSPGVGVSASPGARCSELRSRYSSTKDMLHTLFVCISGVADQLQTNFASDMRSILKTVFKIVCSQAEPSEEQSYNKGKDSDSRVTDAPRVADCPLCSSPAEAARLRRAGARPLPEWVPDSTCSQCSACRSPFTLLRRRHHCRSCGRIFCARCSPNTAVLPYYSQSKPVRVCTHCYSTHLPPASRCARSQ, from the exons ATGCTGCCCGCTGTCCTCCGCCGATGGCTCCGCCGACCCAAG CGCTCCGACCCACGCCTGCTCTCCCAGTTCTTCTTTGCCGACGAGAGGGTGGCCCGCGTGGTGGCCGAGATCAACGGGCTGGACGCCGAGCTGGACCCGCAGCAGTACCTGGTGCTCCTCAACCAGCTCCACCTCAGCCAG GCTCACCTGCTGGCCGTCCTGGAGCGCATCATGGACGAGTGCATCCCCACGCAGCGCCACAGCCGGGACTACCTGGTCAAGTTCCCCGAGGAGCTCTTGGTGGACAACCTGGGGAACCACATGCTGTTTGCTGCCGAG TGTCTCCTGGCTGGGACCTTCCTGGAGATGGAGGAGTCAGACGGGGCCCAGCTGCGGCCCCAGGCCAGGaatctgctctgcagcctggagctggtCCGGACAGTGCTGcgggagcagagcctgagccagCCCAACTCCTACCCAGAGCCTGTCCGGGCTGTGCTCATCCAATTCGACCGGCTCTTTGCAGAGTTTGAGCTGAG CTACGTGTCCTCGCTGGTGGCAGTGAAGTCTCCTGATGAGATCTACAGGCAGCAGGAGATCATTGTGCTCTTCTGTGAGACCGTGGAGAG agccctgcacctGGGCTACCTGACCCAGGAGATGATTGATGGCTATGAGCCACTGCTGATGTTCACCATCCCTCGCCTGGCCATTATCAG TGGTCTCCTCATCTACCCCGAGGGACCCCTCAGCCTAGAGCGGAGCCCTGAGGAGATGTCCCGGGTCTTCAGCCCCTTCTACAACCTCCTGAAGAAGATCAG GGACCTGTTGCGGGTGCTGTCAGCAGAGGAGCTCTGCGTGCTGGAGAGGAGCCTGTGCACAGCTGAACAGGAGGAGCCCTGCAGTCCAGAGACCCCCCCAGTCTGgggggcagctgtgcccagtgtgGACCCTCCTGCTCCCTTCAGTCTTCTGGAGGTCCCTAATGCCACCCAACCACTCCCCACCTGCATGACACAAGTGGGACCCCCCAGTGCAGTGGATGATCTGGGCACTGACTGGCAGCAGGGGTGTGCAGAGGGCCAAGATGGCAAATCCCTGTCCACTGGGACAGGGGTATCTCACACCATCCCTGGTGTAATGGTCACCTCCCCCCTgcgcagcccccagcccctggggagcagcccagggGTGGGGGTCAGTGCCAGCCCCGGTGCCCGCTGCTCGGAGCTGCGCTCCCGCTACAGCAGCACCAAGGACATGCTGCACACCCTCTTCGTCTGCATCTCGG GGGTGGCCGATCAGCTCCAGACCAACTTTGCCAGTGACATGCGAAGCATCTTGAAAACGGTCTTCAAGATCGTGTGCTCGCAGGCGGAGCCCTCAGAGGAGCAGAGTTACAACA AGGGGAAAGATAGTGACTCCCGTGTGACAGATGCTCCTCGTGTGGCTGACTGCCcgctgtgctccagccctgcagaggctgCCAGGCTCCGGAGGGcag GTGCCCGGCCACTGCCCGAGTGGGTGCCGGACAGCACATGCAGCCAGTGCTCTGCCTGCCGCTCGCCCTTCACGCTGCTGCGCCGCCGGCACCACTGCCGCAGCTGTGGGAGG ATCTTCTGTGCCCGCTGCTCACCGAACACCGCCGTGCTGCCCTACTACAGCCAGAGCAAACCCGTCCGTGTCTGCACCCACTGCTACAGCACGCACCTCCCGCCCGCGTCCCGCTGTGCCCGGAGCCAGTGA
- the FAM193B gene encoding LOW QUALITY PROTEIN: protein FAM193B (The sequence of the model RefSeq protein was modified relative to this genomic sequence to represent the inferred CDS: deleted 1 base in 1 codon), producing the protein MAAAASRPRAFPPPSLPPSRGQGPDGPRRHIGCCPGCGGLAMTRRRNKAATAATATAAAAGGSGPRRDRMAGPDVGPPPPPPPPEPPAPPEVAAAAGSGGESGRGSAQVLPTANQSVQTCCLLCHRERKDWGGPSHNGLVSPGERLPPDFVPTLVQNLLGEMPLWICQSCRKSVEEEERRAVQEQALAVSLSHTSCKSQSCGGGSHSSSSSSSSSSSSCHGNSGDWDPSSFLSAHKLSGLWNSQHTNGTVQGSPLGTPPAALGDKHPSLALSPECASQLSAMAPGLKACPYSHTASATSSTATPGSPLPTSLDFCKTLPKQFKSLCRRATPPGEAFHSSEHHQHSDLTAPPNSPTGLPSQPPALIPSKQTPPHAGPFSSAPHIPLGPSSQAGLFPVPSAQAAAPKPVSESPPASAASHSPGPCKSPHLPPANVPLLKMPPPLSGCAHPCNGHCSTALIPPPASHQLPSTNRDPSCKGHKFPNGTSCHPPQPCEADEGLGEDEDSSSERSSCTSSSTNQKDGKFCDCCYCEFFGHNAPPAAPTSRNYAEIREKLRSRLTKRKEELPQKLGHNSSSGEPAVDHRNVDELLDYINSTEPKPLNSAKAAKRARHKQKKKEKEKAQLEAEAQKRAECAPAASQAREPAEEKLLEWPELELERVNSFLSSRLQEIKNTIKDSIRASFSVYDLNLDVNDFPKKAAVLEQKNLLSNLNGSSDLQDIDLALAPLSLGPAKNHTLLRGEPGPRWAEGPGEPPPAPAAENGVVKRLSAVPSLSRMIWVQSKAADSAVEGPAPGLEPQEGPQPKGPEPPEPPPAGSRQRKNKRQNGQAKKGEGSTAVPSGQARLESPAGKGQVLGTKHPSKASAPEPARASGCAEPGESGKGQPWACGSAARGDKERPSEWKGRRGEGKAELPELAPQQPPALATHLTLGGSPQPKGKSRKSRNKVEKSNTSIDDVFLPKDLDGAEMDETDREVEYFKRFCLDSAKQTRQKVAVNWTNFTLKKTTSSAAQ; encoded by the exons atggcggcggcggctTCACGTCCCCGAGCg ttcccccctccctccctccctccttcccgcGGGCAGGGGCCGGACGGGCCGCGCCGCCATATTGGCTGTTGTCCTGGCTGCGGCGGGCTCGCCATGACTCGCCGGCGGAACAAGGCGGCAACGGCGGCAACGGCGACGGCAGCGGCGGCAGGTGGCTCCGGGCCTCGCCGTGACAGGATGGCGGGTCCCGACGTCGGGCCTCCCCCGCCGCCACCACCACCGGAACCGCCCGCCCCGCCTgaggtggcggcggcggcgggcagcggcggGGAGTCGGGCAGAGGCAGCGCGCAG GTGCTGCCCACCGCCAACCAGTCCGTGCAgacctgctgcctgctctgtcaCCGGGAGCGCAAGGACTGGGGAGGGCCGTCCCACAATGGGCTGGTTTCCCCGGGCGAGAGGCTGCCACCCGACTTCGTGCCAACGCTCGTGCAGAACCTCCTGGGAGAAATGCCCCTGTGGATCTGCCAGAGCTGCCGCAAGAgtgtggaggaggaagagcgGCGGGCGGTGCAGGAGCAGGCCCTGGCG GTCTCCTTATCCCACACATCCTGCAAGTCGCAGTCTTGTGGGGGTGGCTCacactcctcttcctcctcctcctcatcttcttcctcctcgTGCCACGGGAACTCAGGGGACTGGGACCCCAGCTCGTTTTTGTCTGCTCACAAGCTCTCGGGCCTCTGGAACTCGCAGCACACCAACGGGACCGTGCAGGGCAGCCCCCTTGGGACTCCCCCAGCTGCACTAG GTGACAAGCACCCCAGCCTTGCTCTGTCTCCGGAGTGCGCCAGCCAGCTGTCGGCCATGGCGCCGGGGCTGAAGGCCTGTCCCTACAGCCACACGGCCTCTGCcacctccagcactgccacgCCGGGCTCGCCTCTGCCTACCTCACTCGACTTCTGCAAGACGCTGCCGAAGCAGTTCAAAAGCTTGTGCCGGAGGGCCACCCCGCCAG GTGAGGCCTTCCACTCCTCAGAGCATCATCAGCACTCCGACCTCACTGCTCCTCCCAACAGTCCCACGGGCCTCCCCTCGCAGCCCCCGGCGCTGATCCCCTCCAAGCAGACGCCTCCCCACGCGGGGCCCTTCAGCTCCGCGCCGCACATCCCGCTGGGCCCCTCGTCGCAGGCCGGGCTCTTCCCCGTGCCCAGCGCGCAGGCGGCCGCCCCCAAGCCGGTGTCCGAGTCCCCTCCGGCCAGCGCGgcctcccacagcccagggccgTGCAAGAGCCCTCACCTGCCCCCCGCCAACGTGCCCCTGCTGAAGATGCCGCCGCCGCTGTCGGGCTGTGCTCATCCCTGCAACgggcactgcagcactgcactcatccctcctcctgcctcccaccaGCTGCCCAGCACGAACAG GGACCCCTCTTGCAAAGGGCACAAATTCCCAAACGGTACCAGCTGCCACCCACCACAGCCCTGCGAGGCAGACGAGGGGCTCGGGGAGGATGAGGACAGCAGCTCCGAGCGCAGTTCCTgcacctcctcctccaccaACCAGAAAGATGGGAAGTTCTGTGACTGCTGCTACTGTGAGTTCTTCGGCCACAACGCG CCCCCGGCCGCGCCCACAAGCCGCAACTACGCTGAGATCCGAGAGAAGTTGCGCTCTCGCCTCACCAAGAGAAAAGAGGAGCTGCCACAGAAACTGGGGCACAACAGCAGCTCAGGGGAGCCCGCTGTGGACCACCGCAATGTGGATGAGCTGCTGGACTACATCAACAGCACAGAACCCAAGCCCTTGAACAGTGCCAAGGCAGCCAAGCGGGCACGGCACAAGCAGAAGAAGAAG gagaaggagaaagccCAGCTGGAGGCAGAGGCCCAGAAGCGGGCAGAgtgtgcccctgcagccagccaggccagggagCCGGCcgaggagaagctgctggagtggccggagctggagctggagcggGTGAACAGCTTCCTCAGCAGCCGGCTGCAGGAGATCAAGAACACCATCAAGGACTCCATCCGGGCCAGTTTCAGCGTCTACGACCTCAACCTGGATGTCAACGACTTCCCCAAGAAGGCAGCTGTCCTGGAGCAGAAGAACCTGCTCTCCAACCTCAACGGGTCTTCTGACCTGCAGGACATAGACCTGGCTCTGGCCCCGCTCAGCCTGGGCCCTGCCAAGAACCACACGCTGCTGCGGGGCGAGCCGGGCCCCCGATGGGCCGAGGGGCCCGGGGAGCCCCCGCCAGCCCCGGCGGCCGAGAACGGCGTGGTGAAACGCCTGAGCGCCGTGCCCAGCCTGTCCCGCATGATCTGGGTGCAGTCCAAGGCTGCCGACTCGGCTGTGGAGGGCCCCGCGCCGggcctggagccccaggaggggccaCAGCCCAAGGGGCCGGAgccgccggagccgccgcccgCGGGGAGCCGGCAGAGGAAGAACAAGCGGCAGAACGGGCAGGCaaagaaaggagagggaagCACGGCCGTGCCCAGCGGCCAGGCCCGGCtggagagccctgctgggaaggggcaggTGCTGGGAACCAAGCACCCTTCCAAGGCCAGTGCCCCAGAGCCAGCGCGGGCCAGCGGCTGCGCCGAGCCCGGGGAGAGCGGCAAGGGGCAGCCCTGGGCCTgcggcagcgctgccagggggGACAAGGAGAGACCCAGCGAGTGGAAAGGCCGGAGGGGAGAGGGCAAAGcggagctgccagagctggccCCGCAGCAGCCACCTGCCCTGGCCACCCACCTCACCCTGGGGGGCTCCCCCCAGCCCAAGGGCAAGAGCAGGAAGAGCCGAAACAAAGTGGAGAAATCCAATACCTCGATCG aTGATGTGTTCCTGCCCAAGGACCTGGATGGGGCAGAGATGGATGAGACTGACAGAGAAGTGGAGTATTTCAAAAG GTTCTGCCTAGACTCGGCCAAGCAGACGCGGCAGAAGGTGGCCGTGAACTGGACCAACTTCACCCTGAAGAAAACCACTTCCAGCGCAGCCCAGTGA
- the DDX41 gene encoding probable ATP-dependent RNA helicase DDX41, which produces MEAVAERKRQREEPADTSDLSGEDDEDYVPYVPVKQRKQQMLQKLLQMRRKVVSEEEQRDSGSEQRGDEDDIPLGPQSNISLLDQHQHLKEKAEARKESAKEKQLKEEEKILESVAEGRALMSVKEMAKGITYDDPIKTSWRAPRYILGMSEARHERVRKKYHILVEGEGIPPPIKSFKEMKFPAAILRGLKKKGIQQPTPIQIQGIPTILSGRDMIGIAFTGSGKTLVFTLPVIMFCLEQEKRLPFSKREGPYGLIICPSRELARQTHGILEYYCRLLQEDGLPPLRCALCIGGMSVKEQMETIKHGVHMMVATPGRLMDLLQKKMVSLDICRYLALDEADRMIDMGFEGDIRTIFSYFKGQRQTLLFSATMPKKIQNFAKSALVKPITINVGRAGAASLDVVQEVEYVKEEAKMVYLLECLQKTPPPVLIFAEKKADVDAIHEYLLLKGVEAVAIHGGKDQEERTKAIEAFRDGKKDVLVATDVASKGLDFPAIQHVINYDMPEEIENYVHRIGRTGRSGNTGIATTFINKACDESVLMDLKALLLEAKQKVPPVLQVLHCGDETMLDINGERGCAFCGGLGHRITDCPKLEAMQTKQVSNIGRKDYLAHSSMDF; this is translated from the exons ATGGAGGCCGTGGCGGAGCGGAAG AGGCAGCGCGAGGAGCCGGCGGACACGTCCGACCTGTCCGGAGAGGATGATGAGGACTACGTGCCCTACGTGCCCGTCAAGCAGCGCAAGCAGCAGATG ctgcagaagctgctgcagaTGCGGCGGAAGGTGGTGTCCGAGGAGGAGCAGCGGGACAGCGGGAGCGAGCAGCGCGGGGACGAGGATGACATCCCGCTGGGACCCCAGTCCAACATCAGCCTGCTGGaccagcaccagcacctcaAGGAGAAGGCGGAAG CTCGGAAGGAGTCAGCCAAGgagaagcagctgaaggaggaagagaagatcCTGGAGAGCGTGGCAGAGGGCCGAG ctctgatgtCAGTGAAGGAGATGGCCAAGGGCATCACTTATGATGACCCAATCAAAACCAG ctggagggcCCCTAGGTACATCCTGGGCATGTCGGAGGCGCGGCACGAGCGCGTGCGCAAGAAGTACCACATCCTGGTGGAGGGGGAGGGCATCCCACCCCCCATCAAGAGCTTCAAGGAGATGAAGTTCCCAGCAG CTATCCTGAGAGGcttgaagaaaaaaggaatccAGCAGCCAACACCCATACAGATCCAAGGCATCCCCACAAT ACTCTCAGGAAGGGACATGATTGGCATTGCATTCACTGGCTCTGGGAAGACCTTGGTGTTTACCCTCCCTGTGATCATGttctgcctggagcaggagaagagGCTGCCATTCTCTAAGCGAGAGGGACCCTATGGACTCATCATCTGTCCCTCG CGGGAGCTGGCCCGGCAGACCCACGGCATCCTGGAGTACTACTGCCgcctgctgcaggaggatgggCTGCCCCCGCTGCGCTGCGCCCTCTGCATCGGGGGCATGTCTGTCAAGGAGCAGATGGAGACCATCAAACA TGGGGTGCACATGATGGTGGCAACCCCCGGGCGCCTGATGGACCTGCTGCAGAAGAAGATGGTGAGCCTGGACATCTGCAGGTACCTGGCCCTGGATGAGGCTGACAGGATGATCGACATGGGCTTTGAGGGGGACATCCGCACCATCTTCTCCTACTTCAAG ggccagcgGCAAACCCTTCTCTTCAGTGCCACAATGCCCAAGAAGATCCAGAACTTTGCCAAGAGTGCTCTGGTGAAGCCCATCACCATTAACGTTGGGCGAGCgggtgctgccagcctggatgTTGTGCAG GAGGTGGAGTATGTGAAAGAGGAGGCCAAGATGGTGTACCTGCTGGAGTGCCTGCAGAAGACCCCTCCACCT gtgCTGATCTTCGCAGAGAAGAAGGCAGATGTCGATGCAATCCACGAGTACCTGCTGCTCAAGGGTGTGGAAGCTGTGGCCATCCATGGAGGGAAAG ATCAGGAAGAGCGGACGAAGGCCATTGAGGCCTTCCGGGATGGGAAGAAGGATGTCCTGGTTGCCACTGATGTCGCTTCCAAAGGCCTGGACTTCCCAGCCATCCAGCACGTCATCAACTACGACATGCCAGAGGAGATTGAGAACTATG TTCACCGCATCGGGCGTACGGGCCGTTCAGGCAACACTGGCATTGCCACCACCTTCATCAACAAGGCTTGTG ATGAGTCGGTGCTGATGGACCTGAAGGCTCTGCTCCTGGAGGCGAAGCAGAAGGTGCCAcctgtgctccaggtgctgcactGTGGGGATGAGACCATGCTGGACATCAATG GTGAGCGGGGCTGTGCCTTCTGTGGTGGCCTGGGCCATCGCATCACCGACTGCCCCAAGCTGGAGGCCATGCAGACCAAGCAAGTCAGCAACATCGGCCGCAAGGACTACCTGGCCCACAGCTCTATGGACTTCTAG
- the DOK3 gene encoding docking protein 3: MERPVKDGILYVQHTKFGKRSWRKMRAQLFAASPSGVARMEKFDVRDDGTVPEKVSLQRCARRVIRLSDCVSVGPAGTQSCPKATAAFYLTTTEKSYVLAAERRDEWITQLCQLAFQGGKETVPSSARTQLSPAVPMEENSLYSSWQDLTEFLVLVVQTDAATRCGLHGHYLLSALPQSLTLKDPQSRQPLLTWPYPFLRKFGQDQAVFSFEAGRRSDSGEGTFTFSTPRAPELCRAVAAAIACQQQGKDTLEPRLFCVSEPQLFAQSLEPQPWGPGNDEPQPSSALGGTQPASHPPANLLCFTPPEPEASCPIVYASIARGQQPLFVSGQPGSGEPWAVGKPLPEHLYENIFTAEPRPAGAQEEEEEGQWELGCRQAPEGHSSEGGPVYDNRAAMAPTPRAAGWGRGGQEALSGRSGHKPHSTLRAKLVRLLSRESPGARDWA, encoded by the exons ATGGAGAGACCAGTGAAGGATGGGATCCTTTATGTGCAGCACACCAAATTTGGAAAG AGGTCCTGGAGGAAGATGCGAGCCCAGCTGTTCGCTGCCAGCCCGTCCGGCGTGGCCCGCATGGAGAAGTTTGACGTGCGGGATGATGGCACAGTCCCagagaaggtgtccctgcagcgCTGTGCCCGCCGCGTGATCCGCCTCTCTGACTGCGTCTCCGTGGGCCCGGcgggcacccagagctgccccaaaGCCACTGCTGCCTTCTACCTCACCACCACGGAGAAGAGCTATGTGCTGGCAGCCGAACGGCGCGATGAATGGatcacccagctctgccagctggcCTTCCAG GGTGGAAAAGAGACAGTGCCGAGTAGTGCCAGGACCCAGCTCAGTCCCGCTGTCCCCATGGAGGAGAACTCTCTCTACTCGTCCTGGCAGGACC TGACTGAATTCTTGGTGCTGGTGGTTCAGACAGACGCGGCCACCCGCTGTGGGCTGCATGGGCACTACCTGCTTTCAGCCCTTCCCCAGAGCCTGACGCTGAAGGACCCCCAATCCCGCcagcccctgctcacctggCCCTACCCCTTCCTTCGCAAGTTTGGCCAGGATCAG GCTGTCTTCTCCTTCGAGGCTGGCCGCCGCAGTGACTCCGGCGAGGGCACCTTCACCTTCAGCACCCCACGGGCCCCTGAGCTCTGccgggctgtggctgctgccattgcctgccagcagcagggcaaggaCACTCTGGAGCCCAGACTCTTCTGTGTCTCAGAGCCCCAGCTCTTTGCACAGAGCCttgagccccagccctgggggcctGGGAATGATgaaccccagcccagctcagcgCTGGGGGGGACACAGCCTGCCTCCCACCCCCCTGCAAACCTCCTCTGCTTCACCCCACCTGAGCCAGAGGCCTCATGCCCCATCGTCTATGCCTCCATCGCCCGGGGCCAGCAGCCCCTCTTTGTGTCAGGgcagccaggctctggggagCCCTGGGCCGTGGGGAAGCCGCTCCCTGAGCATCTCTACGAGAACATCTTCACTGCAGAACCACGTCCAGCCGGGGcccaggaagaggaggaggaagggcagtgggagctggggtGCCGACAGGCCCCCGAGGGCCACAGCAGTGAGGGGGGGCCCGTCTATGACAACCGGGCCGCCATGGCACCGACCCCCCGCGCCGCGGGCTGGGGGCGCGGAGGGCAGGAGGCGCTGTCAGGGCGCTCCGGGCACAAGCCGCACAGCACCCTTCGGGCCAAGCTGGTGCGGCTGCTGAGCAGAGAGAGTCCCGGAGCGCGGGACTGGGCTTGA